The DNA sequence TTAAAGACTCCACGCaactaactatatatatatttctgataatttgatatttttattgatatttaattatatttttctaaatttagaaatattagtACATTCGTATAGTTGGTGGTTAGTTTGATGTGAGAGTAAGTGAAGAAAATGGTCATTTTGATTGAAGTTGGAAATGTGAAAGCATACAATTTTCTTTTCCGGTAAAAtgccaaataaaataatattgggTCATAAAGTCCACCACGTTGAAGCACGTTGTGGGGTCATTACAAGTTAATGGTGAAGTCTTAGAtccaaaaaatacaaaatatgaaaataaagcTCACTTTATCACCTTCTCCTCTTTTACATCTAATATCTAATTGGACATTTATTCAcattgaaggaaaaaaaagggGAAGAATTGACTCAATAACTCTATATAGTTAGTGATAAGTATTGCACGTACAGTCACCTCATTGTACGCACCATTGTGGATGGTCcctaatcaaaattttaataattggtGAAACATGTGGAGTTACAAGATTTTTagttatccaaaaattcattctaTTTATTGTGTTAGGTTGTAGCTAACTGAATTTGTCACCGGTTACTTCCCTTCATAAATGGTCTTCGTCTTCACAAAGAGACCTAGCTACTTCTACCATCTATCTACCCAAGACTaattaattcattcattcatctcacacaaaaataaaacttaaataattcatcACCATCAACTAACTATgtcaaaattagtaaaatactaacaattctcctttaaatcacacacacaaataaactaaataattcaatttcttcactaaaacatattaaataaatctTAGTTAGTATTCTTAGACCACTTGCTAACAACACCTAATTAGTATTTCTTAACTACACATTTCAAGTTCATTAAAATTCCAATGCCGTgttcaaaacaatatgtttgataaattccatgttaaattatttgaattctTTCCGATTTCGACCGTTAAGTGAAGTATTACACTAATATGAGGTGAGatgattataaatataattaaagtttaatcaAAATTGAACAAAAGCGATTACTCTATTGATATAAATCATAagatagtttattttatttttttcacgtGTAATTGTAATTGGAGTAAAAGCACCTAAGTTGATTATACCGTTGTTAAAGGAAACTTGGGATTTAGAGTTTTATGATTAATGTGATTAATTAAAGGTCAATGATATCCTTGGGAGGGAGAAATATGTAATTTCAGATTTTGTTATGCCACTCAATTCCAAAAGCTCCCAATAAGCAAAGCTGACCTACATGGCCCAACTTATCATCTACATCGTCCCTATCTGCAGGCTGTTCCCACTactacatgtatatatataaatttaaatttttgttcataaatatatatcatatacgcatacaaaaaatcattaatattaatggtaatataaattaatagtattatcttttccatttttatgattattattttccCTTTAAAGGATCCATGGTATAATTTATCCCTTAgcttttcttttgctttttccAGCACTAACGTATGACACACATAAGAGAACCCAAAGCGACTGCTCTAATATTGTGTTTGTTTTCTGAAtccataaaaaaagaagaatagaaataaaaaatgagcgAAGATTCCACAGCcctaatcataaaaattaaaataagaggAACAATAATAATTATGCAGAGATACAGCAGGGAAAAGTTAAGAGAGCTTAATTAAAGGGTAATATTTGCATTTTTCTATGATGAAATTGACAGATCCCACCAcctaaaaataaacaaatctaTTCACCCCCACAAAAGCATCCTCTCTCCATGCGCACAATAAAACCCCTGAGAGACTATACTATTCCCTTTGTTTTCTGATAtattccctttttttttctcaagctGTAATTGCTTAGCTAGCTAGCTAGGTAGGGAcatctctctctatctctctctctctctatgcAGCTTGGAGACAACACAGCCATGGAAACCTCCTCCGGTGAGGCTGTGGCGGCGCATGACGGTGGCGAGGTGATTATGATGGATGCAACTTCCGGTGAAGAGAAGGGAAAAGAGGGTGGcttagaagaagaagaaggtgacAAGATCAACAGCTCATGTGCTGGGAACAGATGGCCCCGCCAAGAAACTTTGGCTCTCTTGAAGATAAGGTCGGATATGGATGCTGTATTTCGTGATTCAAGTCTTAAGGGTCCACTTTGGGAAGAAGTTGCAAGGTACACACACCCAAAAATaactatatctatatctatgtatatatagatagatagatataaCCAGACGTGTGATTTAACTCAATTCATTATTCATCtatatttctctctttttctggtttttgtttttctttctagtGTATCACCTCCTCTATCTTTGTCTTTCTTCTCTCGTTTTGAAGAAACCATGTATGCTGGAAGCTAGCGAGAGCTTCTTCAAGATCATGCATGGTGATTTCATGAACTTCATCAATTTCGAAACCAAAAAGTTTTTCAGACCCATTTCCTGTcgctgtatttttttataaaccaatTGGGAGGGAGGGAGCGGGGGAAAccttataatttatatttttatgtttgcctataagataataattaattaatcatcTTTGTTAAAATCCGCAGTATATCAAAATCACCCACATGTCTGAAATTCTTCTAACTCAATCTTGtgttatatacatatatagcgAATCCATAGCTGCAATGAATCATGGTGTGAGTAAAATTTGTAAGTTTGTGCAGGATTTGCTGAATCgaattttgttgagtttatcTTTGTCATTTTTTGGTTTCAGCCTCTCAGTTGATATTTTCTGCGTCTTATTTATTGTTCAGTACTATTTTAGGAATCAACTACCCTCGTGTTTTTCATCAGTACGGCAAAGCCGTCTAAATTTTTACCCTTCTTTACGTGAAAGGAAGtagctttatttatttattgttttcttttcacTATTTTCAACAGACATATGTATTTCATGATGAAATTTGAtcattctctttctttctctccctCGCTTTATGTATGTGTTTAGGAAACTAGCAGAACTGGGTTACCACCGAAGCGCGAAGAAATGTAAGGAGAAATTCGAGAATGTGTACAAGTACCACAAAAGAACCAAAGAGAGTAGAAGCGGGAAACAAGAGGGTAAAACCTACAAATTTTTTGATCAATTACAAGCCCTTGAGAACCAATTCATTGTCTCTTACCCGTTAAAACCACAACCCACTTTGGCAACAACAAACACGGTTGCATTATTACCTCCCCCAACAAGGCCTAGTGATACAACAACAATCTCTTATGTCACCGCCACTGTTCCCTCCACAAACCCTACAGCAATATCTCCAtcaccacctccaccaccaccaccaccaaccaaTGCCACCACGACAACCACCATCACTTCTCCAACAGTGCAAACCAACCCTAGAAACCCTCCACAACCCAACAACAATAACCATGACATCCCTTACACTTTGCCTAACATGAACAACCTCTTCTCCACCACTTCAACCTCTTCTTCCACCGCCTCTGATGAAGACTTGGAAGAGAAGTACCGGAAGAAGAGAAAGTGGAAGGACTACTTCAGGAGGCTCACAAGGCAGGTTTTGGCCAAGCAAGAGGAAATGCAAAAGAGGTTCCTGGAAGCCATAGACAAAAGGGAGAGAGAACACGTGGCACAGCAAGAGGCTTGGAGGATCCAAGAAATGGCAAGGATCAACAGAGAACACGAACTTCTTGTCCAAGAAAGATCAACCGCAGCAGCCAAAAATGCAGCGGTTATTGCCTTTTTGCAACAGTTATCTGGTCAGAACCAGAACCCCTCAACACAAGCCGGTGCCAATTTTCTTCAAACACCGCCGCCTTCACAACCACCACCTCCACCCCAAGTATCACAACTAAAACCACCATCCCAACAAGCACCATTGGTGATGTCAAATAATAACAACATCGAAATTCAGAAAATGAATAATGGTCACAGTGCAGTTGCTGCTACTCCTACAACTGCTGCTACTGCTATTTGCGTTGTTGCTACGACTCCCACTTCATTGAACTCCTTATCTTCTTCTAGGTGGCCAAAAGCtgaagttcttgctttgataaGGTTGAGGACGAGTCTTGAAACCAAGTACCAAGAAAATGGACCAAAGGCTCCACTATGGGAGGACATATCAGCAGGAATGTTGAGGCTCGGGTACAACAGGAGTGCGAAGAGATGCAAAGAGAAGTGGGAGAACATCAACAAGTACTTCAAGAAGGTGAAGGAAAGCAACAAGCACAGGCGCGAGAATAGTAAGACATGTCCGTATTTTCACGAACTGGATGCCATATACAGAGAAAAGAGCAAAAGTCAGAACCCCTTTGGCGCTTCATTCCTGAACATGAAGGCACATGAGATGATGGAGCCCTTGATGGTGCAACCGGAGCAGCAGTGGCGACCTCCGTCCCAATACGAGCAAGGTGCAGCGAAGGAGAACAGTGAGAGTGAATacgaaagaaaagagagagaggaggaagaggaagaggatgatgaagaagaagtaGAAGAGGATGAGAATGAAGAGGGGGATCTGGAGAGTGTGGAAGATGAAGGAGGGAACCGTTATGAGATTGCGACAAATAAACTTTCTTCGGTGGACACAGTTGAATGAGACAAGATAAGGAAGTTTCTGATTGGATGGagagtttaattttaatttataatttgaatttgaattaaatttatttgggggttttaattatttaatttgatttaatttgaaatttccAATTCGGGGTTAGGAAATGTCAGTGAGAGGTTTTCATAGCAGATAGACACTAAAGGGTATGGCACAAACACCTGCACTATAAAATTCAATTCTTTAATAATGAGGCATCTAAAAGCATGGTGGTGCACAAGGTACCTATCTGACACACTTTCTGATGATGGGCCAGCTTAAAAGCAGATGATTGGAGTTGTGGGTCACATTCCGGCCGCCATGAACTGGGATCAGAGTAAAGATCGTTAACAACAGTTCACATGGGCCAGCAAAGCAGAAGAAGTTGTAGTGGGTGTACATGTTTTAGCGCTCTTTAATTTATAATGTGTAAAGTGTAAATTGAAGATGACAGACAAACAGAGAGAATATGAGGTCCCATGTATAACAGTTtaataagataaaagaaaaactcacaTGCAACTCTTGTAATTTTCCTTTACTTTCATTTTATATCACGGAACCACTCTGTACTTCTActttcactttcttcttcttcttcttcctcctccaacttttaattacttcttcttctactttcattttttcaccATTCACTTTACAACCCATGAcaaattcttcatttttatgAGAATGAAAAAGTGATTTAGTTAAAGAAGATAGGGCACGTTAAGTTTTGGATTAGCTTGGTCAGCTGTCCATTCTTGCCAATTAATGTCCAACACACTGTTATATTACTACTTTTTTATAACACAAACAATaacaatcaaaataataaatatacgaAATTCGTTGAGGGCGTATTAagaaatttatacaaaatatatagattaaattatttcttcGTTTATACATTTATCGAAATCTTAAGTATTACGTGTgttgtttttaagaaaaatatatcagTGATGTTTTAGATTACTTAGAAAACAAGCACTGAATTATTTGATACACagtgatattttaaaaatgttgacTTTCTATATTGTAATAATGATTGAGGAGAATACGGTAATAAGGCTTTAGCTAGggtttgtaataaatatatgtagTGAATAATTGgcgtataaaatataaaaaaaaaaatgatgaatagtgagaaaaagtaaaaacacaACCACTCTCTTATCCTCTTGCCATCTTCCTATGGCTAGTTGCTACAAGATGACAACTTTGCAAGAGGCAACCTGTTCAGGTAGCACAGAGAGGAATCTTATGACTCATGTGCTTTCC is a window from the Vigna unguiculata cultivar IT97K-499-35 chromosome 7, ASM411807v1, whole genome shotgun sequence genome containing:
- the LOC114191519 gene encoding trihelix transcription factor GT-2-like translates to MQLGDNTAMETSSGEAVAAHDGGEVIMMDATSGEEKGKEGGLEEEEGDKINSSCAGNRWPRQETLALLKIRSDMDAVFRDSSLKGPLWEEVARKLAELGYHRSAKKCKEKFENVYKYHKRTKESRSGKQEGKTYKFFDQLQALENQFIVSYPLKPQPTLATTNTVALLPPPTRPSDTTTISYVTATVPSTNPTAISPSPPPPPPPPTNATTTTTITSPTVQTNPRNPPQPNNNNHDIPYTLPNMNNLFSTTSTSSSTASDEDLEEKYRKKRKWKDYFRRLTRQVLAKQEEMQKRFLEAIDKREREHVAQQEAWRIQEMARINREHELLVQERSTAAAKNAAVIAFLQQLSGQNQNPSTQAGANFLQTPPPSQPPPPPQVSQLKPPSQQAPLVMSNNNNIEIQKMNNGHSAVAATPTTAATAICVVATTPTSLNSLSSSRWPKAEVLALIRLRTSLETKYQENGPKAPLWEDISAGMLRLGYNRSAKRCKEKWENINKYFKKVKESNKHRRENSKTCPYFHELDAIYREKSKSQNPFGASFLNMKAHEMMEPLMVQPEQQWRPPSQYEQGAAKENSESEYERKEREEEEEEDDEEEVEEDENEEGDLESVEDEGGNRYEIATNKLSSVDTVE